The following coding sequences are from one Triticum aestivum cultivar Chinese Spring chromosome 5A, IWGSC CS RefSeq v2.1, whole genome shotgun sequence window:
- the LOC123105814 gene encoding probable signal recognition particle 43 kDa protein, chloroplastic, which produces MEAVLRHPSLSRLKAPNPAAHRTQYLSITVPRRPRVPKRRLAAAALFQDQTNPRTAATSKGGDEEDEEGYGEVDRIVSSRTVKNAVFAEDGSATTVTATEYLVEWKDGHEPTWIPSEAIAADVVAEYETPWWDAAKKADVDALGALLADEALRRDPNAEDAQGRTAMHFAAGLGSEECLRLLAEAGADVGHAERAGGGLTPLHIAAGYGRATGVRALLELGADAEGPDGKGRTPLELVQEVLAATPKGVPAAFERRQALEAAAKELEKAVYEWGEVEKVVDGRGEGKWREYLVEWRDGGDREWVKAPWVAEDLVKDFEAGLEYGVAEAVVDRRQAADGDGDGKWEYLVKWVDIEEATWEPAENVDAELVQEFERQQSGNGGAAPPAETFAG; this is translated from the coding sequence atggaggccgtcctGCGACATCCATCCCTTTCCCGCCTCAAAGCCCCCAACCCAGCTGCTCACAGAACCCAGTACCTCTCCATCACCGTCCCTCGCCGTCCCCGCGTCCccaagcgccgcctcgccgccgccgcgctgttcCAGGACCAGACCAACCCAAGAACCGCGGCAACAAGCAAGGGGGGcgatgaagaagacgaggagggGTACGGAGAGGTGGACCGCATCGTCTCCAGCCGAACCGTCAAGAACGCGGTGTTCGCGGAGGACGGCTCGGCCACCACCGTCACCGCCACGGAATACCTCGTCGAGTGGAAAGACGGGCACGAGCCGACCTGGATCCCGTCGGAGGCGATAGCCGCGGACGTGGTGGCGGAGTACGAGACGCCGTGGTGGGATGCCGCCAAGAAGGCCGATGTGGATGCGCTGGGCGCGCTGCTGGCGGACGAGGCGCTGCGGCGGGACCCGAACGCCGAGGACGCGCAGGGGCGCACGGCGATGCACTTCGCCGCGGGGCTCGGGTCGGAGGAGTGCCTGCGCTTGCTCGCGGAGGCGGGGGCGGACGTGGGCCACGCGGAGCGCGCCGGCGGAGGGCTGACGCCGCTGCACATCGCGGCGGGGTACGGCCGGGCGACGGGCGTGCGCGCGCTGCTGGAGCTGGGCGCCGACGCGGAGGGCCCCGACGGGAAGGGCCGGACGCCCCTGGAGCTCGTGCAGGAGGTGCTGGCTGCGACGCCCAAGGGCGTGCCAGCGGCGTTCGAACGGCGCCAAGCgctcgaggcggcggcgaaggAGCTGGAGAAGGCCGTGTACGAGTGGGGCGAGGTGGAGAAGGTGGTGGACGGGCGCGGCGAGGGCAAGTGGCGGGAGTACCTGGTGGAGTGGCGCGACGGCGGCGACCGGGAGTGGGTGAAAGCGCCGTGGGTGGCGGAGGACCTGGTGAAGGACTTCGAGGCCGGGCTGGAGTACGGCGTCGCGGAGGCCGTCGTGGACAGGAGGCAGGCGgcggacggcgacggggacggcaagTGGGAGTACCTCGTCAAGTGGGTGGACATTGAGGAGGCGACGTGGGAGCCCGCGGAGAACGTGGACGCCGAGCTCGTGCAGGAGTTCGAGCGGCAGCAGTCGGGGAACGGTGGCGCCGCACCGCCGGCGGAGACATTTGCCGGGTGA
- the LOC123105816 gene encoding uncharacterized protein isoform X3 gives MTSSSQSSLDDEVTNESSTIFPTNGMLISTEGLERGESSKGRKRVCEAIRYASRTPEQIQARRERVRARRQNLTPAEREKINAQRREKRQRMALDERNASQRARRQSLTIDERQEINARRRARRQSLPPEERQALLAQRNASYASKRDALCRDSVALQCPTGSLMGHPSSSSYVFSHPGDDDTIQHMELTSVQCPTSTSVDNPSSPHDGFVYSDSPIESFVADDDDSHMSEEQDDEYFTFAGRGDDEDLVDAFTTDTIVPDLYDRVYHNTSEQMDDVRGPKLIWLA, from the exons ATGACAAGTTCAAGTCAGTCTTCTTTGGATGATGAAGTGACAAACGAATCATCTACGATTTTTCCTACTAATGGCATGCTCATATCAACTGAGGGCTTGGAGCGAGGAGAAAGCTCAAAAG GACGAAAGCGTGTATGTGAAGCAATAAGATATGCTAGCCGTACACCAGAACAAATCCAAGCAAGGCGAGAACGTGTTAGAGCACGTCGGCAAAATTTAACACCTGCTGAGAGGGAAAAGATTAATGCACAAAGAAGAGAGAAAAGACAACGAATGGCACTTGATGAGAGGAATGCAAGCCAACGAGCACGTAGGCAAAGTTTGACAATAGATGAGAGGCAAGAAATAAATGCACGCCGGCGAGCACGTAGGCAAAGCCTACCACCTGAAGAGCGGCAAGCACTCCTAGCTCAACGTAATGCAAGCTACGCATCTAAACGAGATGCCCTCTGCAGGGATTCTGTTGCACTACAGTGCCCTACAGGTTCATTGATGGGACATCCATCATCAAGTTCTTATGTCTTTAGCCACCCAG GAGATGATGATACTATCCAGCACATGGAACTCACATCAGTGCAATGTCCAACATCTACTTCAGTGGACAATCCATCATCACCCCATGATGGTTTCGTATATTCAGATTCCCCAATAGAAAGCTTTGTCGCCGATGATGATGATTCTCACATGTCTGAAGAACAAGACGATGAGTACTTCACATTTGCTGGGAGAG GTGACGATGAAGACTTGGTAGATGCCTTTACAACAGACACCATTGTCCCTGACCTATATGATCGTGTCTACCACAATACCA GTGAGCAGATGGATGATGTGAGAGGCCCAAAACTAATATGGTTGGCATAA
- the LOC123105816 gene encoding uncharacterized protein isoform X1 — MHYFVAKSNRTCSSGTPIPHTSIFIREPIDMTSSSQSSLDDEVTNESSTIFPTNGMLISTEGLERGESSKGRKRVCEAIRYASRTPEQIQARRERVRARRQNLTPAEREKINAQRREKRQRMALDERNASQRARRQSLTIDERQEINARRRARRQSLPPEERQALLAQRNASYASKRDALCRDSVALQCPTGSLMGHPSSSSYVFSHPGDDDTIQHMELTSVQCPTSTSVDNPSSPHDGFVYSDSPIESFVADDDDSHMSEEQDDEYFTFAGRGDDEDLVDAFTTDTIVPDLYDRVYHNTSEQMDDVRGPKLIWLA, encoded by the exons ATGCATTATTTTGTAGCCAAGTCCAACAGAACTTGCTCCAGTGGCACGCCAATTCCTCATACAAGTATATTTATACGCGAGCCAATAGATATGACAAGTTCAAGTCAGTCTTCTTTGGATGATGAAGTGACAAACGAATCATCTACGATTTTTCCTACTAATGGCATGCTCATATCAACTGAGGGCTTGGAGCGAGGAGAAAGCTCAAAAG GACGAAAGCGTGTATGTGAAGCAATAAGATATGCTAGCCGTACACCAGAACAAATCCAAGCAAGGCGAGAACGTGTTAGAGCACGTCGGCAAAATTTAACACCTGCTGAGAGGGAAAAGATTAATGCACAAAGAAGAGAGAAAAGACAACGAATGGCACTTGATGAGAGGAATGCAAGCCAACGAGCACGTAGGCAAAGTTTGACAATAGATGAGAGGCAAGAAATAAATGCACGCCGGCGAGCACGTAGGCAAAGCCTACCACCTGAAGAGCGGCAAGCACTCCTAGCTCAACGTAATGCAAGCTACGCATCTAAACGAGATGCCCTCTGCAGGGATTCTGTTGCACTACAGTGCCCTACAGGTTCATTGATGGGACATCCATCATCAAGTTCTTATGTCTTTAGCCACCCAG GAGATGATGATACTATCCAGCACATGGAACTCACATCAGTGCAATGTCCAACATCTACTTCAGTGGACAATCCATCATCACCCCATGATGGTTTCGTATATTCAGATTCCCCAATAGAAAGCTTTGTCGCCGATGATGATGATTCTCACATGTCTGAAGAACAAGACGATGAGTACTTCACATTTGCTGGGAGAG GTGACGATGAAGACTTGGTAGATGCCTTTACAACAGACACCATTGTCCCTGACCTATATGATCGTGTCTACCACAATACCA GTGAGCAGATGGATGATGTGAGAGGCCCAAAACTAATATGGTTGGCATAA
- the LOC123105816 gene encoding uncharacterized protein isoform X2 yields the protein MHYFVAKSNRTCSSGTPIPHTSIFIREPIDMTSSSQSSLDDEVTNESSTIFPTNGMLISTEGLERGESSKGRKRVCEAIRYASRTPEQIQARRERVRARRQNLTPAEREKINAQRREKRQRMALDERNASQRARRQSLTIDERQEINARRRARRQSLPPEERQALLAQRNASYASKRDALCRDSVALQCPTGSLMGHPSSSSYVFSHPGTLAQTSATIQVDNPSSPHDGFVYSDSPIESFVADDDDSHMSEEQDDEYFTFAGRGDDEDLVDAFTTDTIVPDLYDRVYHNTSEQMDDVRGPKLIWLA from the exons ATGCATTATTTTGTAGCCAAGTCCAACAGAACTTGCTCCAGTGGCACGCCAATTCCTCATACAAGTATATTTATACGCGAGCCAATAGATATGACAAGTTCAAGTCAGTCTTCTTTGGATGATGAAGTGACAAACGAATCATCTACGATTTTTCCTACTAATGGCATGCTCATATCAACTGAGGGCTTGGAGCGAGGAGAAAGCTCAAAAG GACGAAAGCGTGTATGTGAAGCAATAAGATATGCTAGCCGTACACCAGAACAAATCCAAGCAAGGCGAGAACGTGTTAGAGCACGTCGGCAAAATTTAACACCTGCTGAGAGGGAAAAGATTAATGCACAAAGAAGAGAGAAAAGACAACGAATGGCACTTGATGAGAGGAATGCAAGCCAACGAGCACGTAGGCAAAGTTTGACAATAGATGAGAGGCAAGAAATAAATGCACGCCGGCGAGCACGTAGGCAAAGCCTACCACCTGAAGAGCGGCAAGCACTCCTAGCTCAACGTAATGCAAGCTACGCATCTAAACGAGATGCCCTCTGCAGGGATTCTGTTGCACTACAGTGCCCTACAGGTTCATTGATGGGACATCCATCATCAAGTTCTTATGTCTTTAGCCACCCAGGTACGCTCGCACAAACTTCTGCTACAATTCAAG TGGACAATCCATCATCACCCCATGATGGTTTCGTATATTCAGATTCCCCAATAGAAAGCTTTGTCGCCGATGATGATGATTCTCACATGTCTGAAGAACAAGACGATGAGTACTTCACATTTGCTGGGAGAG GTGACGATGAAGACTTGGTAGATGCCTTTACAACAGACACCATTGTCCCTGACCTATATGATCGTGTCTACCACAATACCA GTGAGCAGATGGATGATGTGAGAGGCCCAAAACTAATATGGTTGGCATAA
- the LOC123105815 gene encoding 4-coumarate--CoA ligase-like 4: MATAAADPRSGYCAATGAFRSKRAEVPLPADRDLDVVTFLASRRHSGVVALVDASTGRRTTFAELWRAVAGAATALAAPPFGLRKGHVALILSPNSVHFPVAALAAMSLGAVVTTANPLNTAAEIAKQVADARPVLAFTTRDLLPKLPRAADGLRVVLLESSSSPAPAGAADPRIVATIDEISATAPDPARRRDRVTQDDQATLLYSSGTTGPSKGVVATHRNLISMVQIVMNRFRLEDSDTTETFLCTVPMFHVYGLVAFATGLLGCGATIVVLSKFELPEMLRCISAYGVTYLPLVPPILVAMVAHPKPLPLGNLRKVLSGGAPLSKELIEGFREKYPQVEILQGYGLTESTAIGASTDSAEESRRYGTAGLLSPNTEAKIVDPETGEALPVNRTGELWIRGPYVMKGYFNNTEATQSTVTPDGWLKTGDLCYIDEDGYLFVVDRLKELIKYKGYQVPPAELEALLLTHPEVSDVAVIPFPDRDVGQFPMAYVVRKKGSSLSAQEVMEFVAKQVAPYKKVRKVAFVMDIPKNASGKILRKDLIKLATSKL; encoded by the exons atggccacggcggcggcggaccCGCGGAGCGGCTACTGCGCCGCGACGGGCGCGTTCCGGAGCAAGCGGGCGGAGGTGCCGCTGCCCGCGGACCGGGACCTGGACGTGGTCACCTTCCTGGCCTCCCGCCGCCACTCGGGCGTCGTCGCGCTCGTCGACGCCTCCACGGGCCGCCGCACCACCTTCGCCGAGCTCTGGCGCGCGGTCGCCGGCGCCGCCACCGCGCTCGCCGCGCCGCCCTTCGGCCTCCGCAAGGGCCACGTCGCGCTCATCCTCTCCCCCAACTCGGTCCACTTCCCCGTCGCCGCGCTCGCCGCCATGTCGCTCGGCGCCGTCGTCACCACCGCCAACCCGCTCAACACCGCCGCCGAGATCGCCAAGCAGGTCGCCGACGCCCGCCCCGTCCTCGCCTTCACCACCCGCGACCTCCTCCCcaagctcccccgcgccgccgacgGCCTCCGCGTCGTTCTCCtcgagtcctcctcctctcccgctcccgccggcgccgccgaccCGCGGATCGTCGCCACAATCGACGAGATCTCCGCCACGGCGCCCGACCCCGCGCGCCGCCGGGACCGCGTCACGCAGGACGACCAGGCCACGCTGCTCTACTCCTCCGGCACCACGGGGCCCAGCAAGGGCGTGGTCGCCACGCACCGGAACCTCATCTCCATGGTCCAGATCGTCATGAACCGCTTCCGCCTCGAGGACTCGGACACCACGGAGACCTTCCTCTGCACGGTGCCCATGTTCCACGTCTACGGCCTCGTCGCCTTCGCCACCGGCCTGCTCGGCTGCGGCGCCACCATCGTCGTGCTCTCCAAGTTCGAGCTCCCCGAGATGCTGCGCTGCATCAGCGCCTACGGGGTCACCTACCTGCCGCTCGTGCCGCCCATCCTCGTCGCCATGGTCGCGCACCCCAAGCCGCTGCCTTTGGGCAACCTGCGCAAGGTCCTCTCCGGCGGCGCGCCGCTCAGCAAGGAGCTCATCGAAGGCTTCAGGGAGAAGTACCCGCAGGTGGAGATCCTGCAGGGGTACGGGCTGACGGAGAGCACGGCCATCGGCGCGTCCACGGACTCGGCCGAGGAGAGCCGCCGGTACGGGACGGCCGGGCTCCTGTCGCCCAACACCGAGGCCAAGATCGTCGACCCAGAGACCGGCGAGGCGCTGCCGGTGAACCGCACCGGCGAGCTCTGGATCCGGGGACCCTACGTCATGAAAG GCTACTTCAACAACACAGAGGCAACACAGTCGACGGTGACACCCGACGGATGGCTCAAGACCGGTGATCTCTGCTACATAGACGAGGATGGTTATCTCTTCGTGGTGGACCGTCTGAAAGAGTTGATCAAATACAAAGGCTATCAG GTGCCCCCAGCAGAGTTGGAAGCTCTTCTGCTGACACATCCAGAGGTTTCCGATGTCGCTGTTATTCC ATTTCCGGACAGGGACGTCGGTCAGTTCCCGATGGCCTACGTCGTGAGGAAGAAAGGGAGCAGCCTATCAGCTCAGGAGGTGATGGAGTTTGTGGCGAAACAG GTAGCACCTTACAAGAAGGTCAGGAAGGTGGCATTCGTGATGGACATCCCCAAGAATGCGTCTGGCAAGATACTGAGGAAGGATCTTATCAAGCTCGCGACGTCCAAACTCTGA